GCGGTTATTTGTTTTGCTAAATACCTCTAGCAGCAACGAGTTTAGATAAGTGCTGTTAGGATATTTTTTTAGTAAAGGCTCTATCAGCCTTCGTGCTTCAAATGTCTTATCCTCACGTAAGTAAATTTGCGTAAGCAATAGTTTCGAAAGATTATCGTTGGCGTCTTTCTTTATCTGCTGGTCAAAATAGGCGACGGCGAATTGTTCTATTTTATGTGAGGTATAATTAGTTTCTCTGGTATATGGCTGTGCTTTGTAAGTACTCATTAGGTTTGGCACTACATCGCCTTTTTCGTCTGTTATCCTCAAAAGAAAATTTGAACGCTCTGCATAGCTTTCACCGATTTGCACTAAAATGCGGTTATAGCCTTTGTGCAGCTTCATTGATTGAATATAGGTATCAAGATCATTGTTTCTTTCCTCGGGTTCTGAAATGATTTGTTGGTCGTTCACCCATACTTTTAATGACCCAGAGACACCGATACGTAATTGCACCTCTGTTTCGGTGTCTGATTTTACAAATGTTTGGGCAAACATAATTGAGTTGTAGGCGTTGGCGTAATAAGTAAAATCAAACCATTTATCATGGCGTAAATAGGGCACACTATGCCAGGCGACTTTAACTCCTTTTTTATTTTTAAAAGCAGATGTATCTTCCGGGTGATTTAAAGTTTCATAGCTTTTATCAAATCCACTGCTCGAAATATTTTCAAACTCACCGCTAATTGCCCATGAGTCAACAGAGCCTATATTGGCGTATTCTTTATTTGCCTGTTCTGTTTTTTTGCTGGTTTCGTAGTGTTTGCCCAGCATGGAGTACGCTATTGCGGCTATAGTCCCATCATAGTTTTTATTTGTAGCCAGTTCCCGCAAAAATGCCAGCTGTTCGGGCGTTTTTTTTCCAAACGTTTCATTTATTGAAGGGGTGTTCCAAAGCGCATAAACATAAGGCTGTGGATTTTTGCTTTGCGCGTAAAACTGTTTAAAATAGTTAAATGACTGTAAAGCCGGCCCATCGCCATGAGACAATATGCTCAATCCAAGCAAGGCATTGCCGGTGGCTCCGGGTTGTTTTGCGGCCTGCATAAATAGTTCTTTGGCATCTGCCCGCCTGTTTTCAAAAAATGCATCCCAGGCTTTTGACATGATGTCTTGTGCAGATACAGCGCTTCCGGCAAGTATCAGGATGGATAAAAAAAATGTTTTTTTTAAGTTTAAAAATGTGATCATAAAGGTGTTAGGTAATATTAAAAAAACTATTATTAACGATGCGAAACTATAAGCAGGTCAAGATCCTTGCACGGAATATTAAACCTTTCGCCAATGAATTTATTGGTCAATTGCCCCTCGTAGATGTATACGGCGTTACGTACGCCCGACTTTTGCCAGATAACGTTCTTTAATCCGCCCTGTTCGCCGATGTCCAGCAAAATGGGGGTAAAGATGTTGGTGAGCGAATAGGTAGCCGTCCGTGCAACCCTTGAGGCTATATTCGGCACGCAATAATGGATGACATCATATTTCCGGAAAACCGGGTGGGTGTGATTGGTTACTTCAGATGTTTCGAAACAACCGCCCTGATCTATGCTGACATCAATGATCACCGAATTGGGTTTCATCCTGCTTACGGTACTTTCCGAAACAATACAGGGGCTGCGGCCGTCATCGGCCCGCATAGCGCCGATGGCTACATCGCAGGTGGTGATGGCCTTCTCGAGCACGATAGGCTGCACTACCGATGTAAATACCCTTGTTCCTATATTATTCTGCAATCGCCGCAGTTTGTAAATTGACGGATCGAAAACCTTTACCTCTGCACCGAGCGAAATAGCAGTTCGTGCGGCGTATTCGCCTACGGTCCCTGCGCCCAATATCACGATCTCGGTCGGCGGTACGCCGGTTATGCCGCCCAGCATCAGCCCTTTGCCGTCGAATATATTGCTCAGGTATTCGGCTGCTATCAATATTGATGTTGCGCCGACTATCTCGCTCATTGCCCTCACAACGGCTAAGGAGCCACCCTCGTCACGCAGATGTTCGAACGACAATGCGGTCACTTTTTTATGGAGAAGGGCGTGCAGGCAATCAGCTTTCAGGGTTGATAATTGGAGGGTGGAGATCAGAATTTGGTGCGTTTTCATCATGGCTATCTCCTCCATTGTCGGCGGAGCTATTTTGATGATCAGGTTTGCCTCATAAACCGACTTGGTATCGTAAACTATTTTTGCACCCTGGTCGCTATAATCTTTGTCAGAAAAATTTGCGGCCTGCCCGGCATTGCTTTCCAGTATTACCTCGTGCCCGTTGTTAATAAGCAGGGCCACCGACAGCGGTGTCAAAGCTATCCTGTTTTCCTGGAACGATGTTTCCTTGGGGATACCAATATAAAGTTTGTTTTTTTTATTCTTTACCTCCAGCATCGACTCCTGGGGCTGCATCATTGCCTGCCTGGCAACATCAGAAAATCCACTGTATAACTCCGAACTCATTGGTGCTTATTTCCGGATGATGAAGATAGGGAAAAAACACTTCATGTTAAACTAAATCTTCGTAAAAGTTAATAAGCGTTCGCCATTGTTTAAAACATTAATATCCACCCGTATATAGTGATCGGGCAGTAGTCCGGCTATCTTTTCGGGCCACTCGATAAAGCAGTAATTGCCTGAATAAAAGTATTCCTCGTATCCCATATCCAATGCCTCGTCCTCTTTTTTAAGCCGGTAAAAATCAAAATGATATATTTTTAGAGCGGTCGCCTGGTATTCATTGATGATAGAGAACGTAGGGCTCGACGTTTGCTCCGTTACACCAAGGCATCTGCAAAGCGACTTAATGAACGTGGTTTTACCCGCGCCCATGTCGCCGTAAAACAGAAATATTTTTTCGTTGCCTGCGAAAACAATCAGTTTTTCGGCAGCAACTCTCAGTTCGTTAATGTTTTTGACCGGCAGTTCCATCGGGCCAAAGTTAAAAACATTAACAAAATTTTATTTGGGGCCGTAACTGATAATCGGGATGATCATTTCTTCAAGCGATATGCCCCCGTGCTGGAACGTTTCGTTATAAAAGTTCACAAAGTGATTATAGTTGTTCGGGTAAACAAAGTAGCTGTCGCTTTTGGCAAAAACAAAACTTGAGCTTACATGCAATTTTGGCAGCATGATATCATGCGGATTTTTAATATGGAATACGTCCTTCGCATTAAAATTCAGGTTTTTGCCTTGTTTATAGCGCAGGTTTGTATTGGTGTTGCGGTCGCCTATGATCTTGCTCGGGTTTTTAACACAAATGGTACCATGGTCAGTTGTAAGGATAACCCGGGCCTGTTTTTGCGCCAAAAATTTGAGCAGGTCAAACAATGGCGAATGCTCAAACCATGACAGGGTTAACGATCGGTAAGCGGCATCGTCACTGGCCAGCTCGCGTATCATC
Above is a window of Mucilaginibacter ginsenosidivorans DNA encoding:
- a CDS encoding alanine dehydrogenase, translating into MSSELYSGFSDVARQAMMQPQESMLEVKNKKNKLYIGIPKETSFQENRIALTPLSVALLINNGHEVILESNAGQAANFSDKDYSDQGAKIVYDTKSVYEANLIIKIAPPTMEEIAMMKTHQILISTLQLSTLKADCLHALLHKKVTALSFEHLRDEGGSLAVVRAMSEIVGATSILIAAEYLSNIFDGKGLMLGGITGVPPTEIVILGAGTVGEYAARTAISLGAEVKVFDPSIYKLRRLQNNIGTRVFTSVVQPIVLEKAITTCDVAIGAMRADDGRSPCIVSESTVSRMKPNSVIIDVSIDQGGCFETSEVTNHTHPVFRKYDVIHYCVPNIASRVARTATYSLTNIFTPILLDIGEQGGLKNVIWQKSGVRNAVYIYEGQLTNKFIGERFNIPCKDLDLLIVSHR
- the tsaE gene encoding tRNA (adenosine(37)-N6)-threonylcarbamoyltransferase complex ATPase subunit type 1 TsaE is translated as MELPVKNINELRVAAEKLIVFAGNEKIFLFYGDMGAGKTTFIKSLCRCLGVTEQTSSPTFSIINEYQATALKIYHFDFYRLKKEDEALDMGYEEYFYSGNYCFIEWPEKIAGLLPDHYIRVDINVLNNGERLLTFTKI